The following proteins come from a genomic window of Tepidiforma thermophila:
- a CDS encoding alpha/beta fold hydrolase, producing MPTFTCDALEFAYENAGDPELPAVVLLHGFTSDLRMWHPVAEELARHYFVVMPDLRGHGRSAAPEDPGAYTADALAGDVLALLDHLELEVCALAGCSFGGMIALQVAVTWPGRLAALAVSDAGAAYAHPRYDERYWQRERAIDDSTEIVRKFGTAELGRRAALNVSDPFLARGLRERYARLSADGWLGCARVRKERPDLLPVLRSRLTMPVMIAYGEDDPVRCAAEVMADELPAARVVMVRGAGHGLPAVAPHTYARELLRFLQDVEEGRDVAARRTAG from the coding sequence GTGCCAACCTTCACCTGCGACGCGCTCGAATTCGCATACGAGAACGCCGGCGACCCGGAGCTGCCGGCGGTGGTCCTCCTGCATGGCTTCACAAGCGACCTGCGGATGTGGCACCCCGTCGCCGAAGAGCTTGCGCGGCACTACTTCGTCGTCATGCCGGACCTTCGCGGCCACGGGCGGAGCGCCGCTCCCGAGGACCCGGGGGCCTACACGGCGGATGCCCTGGCGGGGGACGTGCTCGCCCTACTCGACCACCTCGAGCTCGAGGTTTGTGCCCTCGCCGGCTGCAGCTTTGGCGGGATGATCGCCCTCCAGGTCGCGGTTACCTGGCCTGGGCGGCTCGCCGCGCTGGCCGTGAGCGATGCGGGAGCGGCATACGCCCATCCACGCTACGACGAGCGGTACTGGCAGCGAGAACGAGCGATCGACGACTCGACCGAAATTGTTCGGAAGTTTGGAACCGCCGAACTGGGGCGGCGCGCCGCACTCAACGTGTCGGACCCATTCCTTGCCCGGGGGCTCCGCGAGCGGTATGCCCGCCTTTCGGCCGATGGCTGGCTGGGGTGCGCCCGCGTCCGCAAGGAGCGTCCCGACCTCCTTCCCGTGCTGCGGAGCAGGCTGACCATGCCGGTGATGATTGCGTACGGCGAGGACGACCCGGTTCGCTGCGCCGCAGAGGTGATGGCCGATGAGCTGCCTGCCGCGCGCGTGGTGATGGTCCGCGGCGCCGGGCACGGGCTGCCGGCCGTCGCCCCGCACACCTACGCCAGGGAACTGCTGCGCTTCCTCCAGGATGTCGAGGAGGGGCGCGACGTGGCGGCCCGCCGAACGGCCGGCTGA
- a CDS encoding TetR/AcrR family transcriptional regulator, producing MGRSSVTAERRRQIIDATVRVMGEKGWQEASIDEISKAAGVSRGLVSYHFGDKAALLAGVLERCREVFVDTVAVSIGPGLDPVYRLRMVTRTAILMARKESLTYDVFLHFTASARTERALGDRLRELYRDFRRGIANAIRDGQRIGAFRLDIDPEAAAAHHIGTVIGIAFQWLLDPNGFDLDLAARNAEDALVSHLTRRFPQFAEADG from the coding sequence ATGGGACGTTCCAGTGTCACAGCCGAGCGGCGCCGCCAGATTATCGACGCAACCGTTCGGGTGATGGGGGAGAAGGGGTGGCAGGAGGCCTCGATTGACGAAATCAGCAAGGCTGCCGGCGTCAGCCGCGGGCTGGTTTCCTACCACTTCGGCGACAAAGCGGCCCTCCTTGCTGGCGTCCTCGAGCGCTGCCGCGAAGTGTTTGTCGATACGGTCGCCGTCTCAATCGGACCCGGGCTCGACCCGGTATATCGCCTGCGGATGGTGACCCGGACCGCCATCCTGATGGCGCGGAAGGAATCGCTTACCTACGACGTTTTTCTGCACTTCACCGCCAGTGCCCGGACCGAACGGGCCCTTGGCGACCGCCTCCGCGAGCTTTACCGGGACTTCCGCCGCGGTATTGCCAACGCCATCCGCGATGGCCAGAGAATCGGCGCGTTCCGGCTCGATATCGACCCCGAGGCCGCGGCAGCTCACCACATCGGCACAGTTATCGGCATCGCCTTCCAGTGGCTGCTCGACCCCAACGGGTTCGACCTCGACCTTGCCGCGCGGAACGCAGAGGACGCCCTGGTCTCCCACCTCACTCGCCGGTTCCCACAGTTCGCGGAAGCCGACGGCTGA
- a CDS encoding cyclase family protein, protein MADDDTLPTFDQLPAVEGAPPKSAWWLFGKDDQVGLFNLQTPERIARAARLVQRGVMFPLNWNMELPNPPLFNRGAVRQTIFGGAIHHDDVLDNFYPQASSQWDTLVHVGNSQYGFYNGIRKEEVTGRPGSKGGIDHWARRGIAGRAVLLDIGRFFAARGDAIDFASDRRFTVDDLEACRAAQGVTFETGDVLLLRTGWTEWYEGLDERGRAALANMATFRAPGIAAGEAMARYLWNLHICAIASDLPSVEAWPPRREHGGFLHERLLGMFGMAIGELWDLSRLAADCAADGRYEAFLVSAPLNKTGGIGSPPNAIALK, encoded by the coding sequence ATGGCAGACGACGATACACTTCCGACATTTGACCAGCTCCCGGCGGTCGAAGGCGCGCCGCCGAAGTCGGCCTGGTGGCTCTTCGGCAAAGATGACCAGGTCGGGCTCTTCAACCTCCAGACGCCGGAACGCATCGCGCGCGCGGCCCGGCTGGTCCAGCGCGGGGTTATGTTCCCGCTGAACTGGAACATGGAACTCCCGAACCCGCCGCTCTTCAACCGTGGAGCGGTCCGCCAGACCATCTTCGGCGGCGCCATCCACCACGACGACGTCCTCGACAACTTCTATCCCCAGGCAAGCAGCCAGTGGGACACGCTGGTTCATGTCGGGAACTCCCAGTACGGGTTCTACAACGGCATCCGCAAGGAGGAGGTCACCGGCCGCCCGGGCTCGAAGGGCGGCATCGACCACTGGGCCCGCCGGGGGATTGCTGGCCGCGCCGTTCTCCTCGACATCGGACGGTTCTTCGCCGCCCGCGGCGACGCGATCGACTTCGCCAGTGACCGGCGCTTCACGGTGGACGACCTGGAAGCGTGCCGGGCTGCCCAGGGCGTCACATTCGAAACCGGCGATGTGCTCCTGCTCCGGACCGGGTGGACCGAATGGTATGAGGGACTCGACGAGCGCGGCCGGGCAGCCCTGGCCAACATGGCCACCTTCCGGGCTCCCGGTATCGCGGCGGGCGAGGCGATGGCCCGGTACCTGTGGAACCTGCACATCTGCGCAATCGCCAGCGACCTTCCCTCGGTCGAAGCGTGGCCGCCGCGGCGGGAACACGGCGGCTTCCTCCACGAGCGGCTCCTCGGGATGTTCGGGATGGCCATCGGGGAGCTGTGGGACCTCTCGCGGCTGGCAGCCGATTGCGCCGCCGATGGGCGTTACGAAGCGTTCCTGGTCTCGGCGCCGCTCAACAAAACGGGCGGCATCGGGTCTCCGCCCAATGCCATCGCTCTGAAGTAG
- a CDS encoding cytochrome c biogenesis CcdA family protein, whose protein sequence is MAREGSIAHPRLNRTTGYLLLALLAAIPVVLFAAGPLSSGSFSLRGPGGPLLAFSAGVLSFVSPCVLPLVPIFIAQISGASIEHGRVVASRRVTFTHAVAFVTGLSIVFIALGAAAGLFGSYVLVDHQQRLGEIAGAMLVLMGVLVVPPRGRAEPLLSALLLLLCTGVFVLLADLGDLQNDRLRLAALGLVLLVVWLRFAGYVQLSVFQRTFEVPIARNHGVGYLRSAFVGGAFALGWTPCVGPILGSILTLAATSGEALRGTYLLTWYAAGLAVPFLMAGLAVSDAQRIIRRVQRYGPIIEIISGMALIVVGVLLVSGRLTALNDFFTFADFNQGL, encoded by the coding sequence ATGGCACGAGAGGGCAGCATCGCACACCCCCGTCTGAACCGGACGACCGGCTACCTGTTGCTGGCGCTCCTGGCAGCCATTCCGGTGGTCCTCTTTGCGGCCGGTCCGCTCTCGAGTGGCAGTTTCAGCCTCCGCGGCCCCGGAGGCCCGCTCCTGGCATTCTCCGCCGGTGTGCTCTCGTTCGTGTCGCCTTGCGTGCTGCCGCTGGTTCCGATATTCATCGCGCAGATCTCGGGTGCGAGCATCGAACACGGGAGAGTGGTGGCCAGCCGCCGGGTGACGTTCACCCACGCGGTCGCCTTCGTGACTGGCCTCTCGATCGTCTTCATCGCCCTCGGAGCGGCAGCCGGCCTGTTCGGCTCGTACGTGCTGGTCGACCACCAGCAGCGGCTCGGGGAAATTGCCGGTGCGATGCTCGTCCTCATGGGCGTCCTCGTCGTGCCTCCGCGCGGCAGGGCCGAGCCATTGCTCTCGGCGCTTCTCTTGCTGCTTTGCACGGGGGTATTCGTCCTGCTCGCCGACCTCGGCGACCTGCAGAATGACCGGCTGCGGTTGGCAGCGCTGGGCCTGGTCCTGCTGGTAGTGTGGCTGCGCTTCGCCGGATACGTACAGCTCTCGGTGTTCCAGCGGACCTTCGAAGTACCGATTGCGCGCAACCATGGCGTGGGATACCTCCGCTCGGCGTTCGTGGGCGGAGCATTTGCGCTGGGGTGGACGCCGTGCGTGGGGCCGATCCTCGGCTCCATCCTGACCCTGGCAGCCACATCGGGTGAAGCGCTGCGGGGGACCTATCTGCTCACCTGGTACGCAGCCGGTCTCGCCGTGCCCTTCCTGATGGCCGGCCTCGCGGTCTCGGACGCACAGCGAATCATTCGGCGGGTTCAAAGGTATGGCCCAATCATCGAGATCATTAGCGGCATGGCCCTGATCGTGGTCGGAGTCCTGCTCGTCAGCGGGCGCCTGACGGCGCTGAACGACTTCTTCACGTTCGCGGATTTCAACCAGGGCCTCTAG
- a CDS encoding ABC transporter permease, with protein sequence MAATDQPIAQPFDFLSEQLHTKQRGLWAQAWQRLLRNRLAVAAGVILIVIAAVSFAADVSRTVQRYDPTVPDFQATEQNPSWDHWLGTDTLGRDLWSRLLQGTLFSLKIGIGTQVIVLLIGVTIGMAAALAGRVSDTVLMWITDLAYAFPDLLAIILLRQVLLGRDWPIIGEGDPQIPGFNGVLLVTIIAISFVSWTTVARLVRGQMLSIKEQDYVTAARAMGASPWRVVRVHMLPNTLSAVIVSATFGIPLAIFAEATLGFIGLGVPPPNASLGSLIGAGLDSIQVHPVQLIWPTVMVATLMLCFTFLGDGLRDALDPRTRR encoded by the coding sequence GTGGCCGCCACTGACCAACCCATCGCCCAGCCATTCGACTTCCTCAGCGAACAGCTGCACACCAAACAGCGCGGCCTCTGGGCCCAGGCATGGCAGCGGCTCCTCCGGAACCGGCTCGCCGTCGCGGCAGGCGTCATCCTGATCGTCATCGCCGCGGTGTCATTCGCGGCCGACGTGAGCCGGACCGTGCAGCGGTACGATCCCACTGTCCCGGACTTCCAGGCGACTGAGCAGAATCCGAGCTGGGACCACTGGCTGGGCACCGATACCCTCGGCCGTGACCTCTGGTCCCGCCTCCTCCAGGGGACCCTGTTTTCACTGAAAATCGGCATCGGGACCCAGGTCATCGTTCTCCTCATCGGGGTCACCATCGGCATGGCCGCAGCGCTCGCCGGGCGAGTGAGCGACACCGTCCTGATGTGGATTACCGACCTCGCCTACGCCTTCCCCGACCTGCTCGCCATCATCCTCCTGCGACAGGTGCTGCTCGGCCGGGACTGGCCCATCATCGGTGAGGGCGACCCGCAGATCCCCGGCTTCAACGGGGTGTTGCTCGTCACCATCATCGCCATCTCCTTCGTCAGCTGGACGACGGTCGCCCGCCTGGTGCGCGGCCAGATGCTCTCGATCAAGGAACAGGATTATGTCACGGCCGCGCGGGCGATGGGCGCCAGCCCCTGGCGTGTGGTGCGGGTTCACATGCTCCCGAACACCCTGAGCGCCGTCATCGTCTCTGCGACGTTCGGCATCCCGCTCGCCATCTTCGCCGAAGCCACGCTGGGGTTCATTGGCCTTGGCGTGCCGCCTCCCAATGCGTCACTCGGCTCGCTGATCGGCGCCGGGCTGGACTCCATCCAGGTGCACCCTGTGCAACTCATCTGGCCCACCGTCATGGTGGCCACACTCATGCTCTGCTTCACCTTCCTCGGCGACGGCCTGAGGGACGCGCTCGACCCGCGAACACGGCGGTAG
- a CDS encoding ABC transporter permease, with protein MVAYTIRRILAMIPLIIAIATITFLLMHAVEGGPFDTDKPLPAATLENLKRRYGLDDPLPIQYVNYLANLAKFDFGISIANNRDITDIIRERMRVSVQLGIATFLFATVFGLTLGILSALNQNGPGDYAGVFIATIGAAMPSIVLAPLLTIVFAVKLGWFNVLSSDYGFTDWFRGDFSNWRQVVLPTVALGFLPMAFIARITRASMLEVLRQDYVRTARSKGLSEFVVVVRHAARNAMIPVLTVLGPIFAGLITGSLVIETLFAIPGLGREFVRSVLIRDYGLIMGVTVFYAVIIAFMNLVVDLLYGLADPRIRY; from the coding sequence ATGGTCGCCTACACCATCCGGCGCATCCTCGCGATGATTCCCCTCATCATCGCCATCGCCACCATCACGTTCCTCCTGATGCACGCTGTGGAGGGAGGCCCGTTTGATACAGACAAGCCACTGCCCGCGGCGACGCTGGAGAACCTGAAGCGCCGATACGGGCTCGACGACCCGCTGCCCATTCAGTACGTCAATTACCTAGCAAACCTCGCCAAATTCGACTTCGGCATCTCCATCGCGAACAACCGGGACATCACCGACATCATTCGTGAGCGGATGCGGGTCTCCGTGCAGCTGGGCATCGCGACGTTTCTCTTCGCCACGGTGTTCGGGCTGACCCTGGGCATCCTTTCAGCCCTGAACCAGAACGGCCCCGGAGATTACGCAGGCGTATTTATCGCGACCATCGGCGCAGCCATGCCGTCCATCGTCCTGGCCCCGCTCCTGACGATTGTCTTCGCGGTGAAGCTCGGCTGGTTCAATGTGCTCAGTTCCGACTACGGCTTTACGGACTGGTTCCGGGGTGATTTCAGCAACTGGCGGCAGGTCGTCCTGCCGACCGTTGCGCTCGGATTCCTGCCCATGGCGTTCATCGCGCGGATTACCCGGGCGTCGATGCTCGAGGTACTGCGGCAGGATTACGTTCGCACCGCACGCTCGAAAGGCCTGAGCGAATTCGTCGTGGTGGTCCGCCACGCAGCCCGGAATGCCATGATCCCGGTCCTCACGGTCCTCGGGCCGATCTTTGCCGGGCTCATCACAGGCTCACTCGTCATTGAAACACTTTTCGCTATCCCCGGGCTCGGGCGCGAATTTGTCCGCTCCGTGCTGATCCGCGACTACGGGCTCATCATGGGCGTGACCGTCTTCTACGCGGTCATCATCGCGTTCATGAACCTGGTCGTCGACCTGCTCTACGGTCTTGCGGACCCCCGCATCCGGTACTGA
- a CDS encoding peptide ABC transporter substrate-binding protein: MTKRYWRTLLSAAAIVAVAVAAVACGDDDDDSGSGGNGGSAATATAPGGTGAPSGTITIGATQFETWDPHFSDFAQDIAHFVYVWRGLYHLDINDKPQPAMADGAPQVSSDGKTYTIKLKKDLKWSDGQPLTAEDFVLGIQRTCNPDVAGHYQYILMNIVGCDDYYNAADKSAAEKEELRKKVGVRAIDAQTLEIKIQEAQPTFPIILALWPTFPAPKHKLASVDAPWPGPLENVYNGPFMPSAYTEKASMELKPNPNWSGTPVGVEKVVLKYVDDAAVLNNAYRTGEVDATVANKPELDKLKTEFAKELHLYPATRTIGLEFNVTKSPVDKPEVRLALSQATDRATLVKVIFKDANTPTTSWVPPARNGLKGGEYDAILGFNPTKAKENLAKAGYPDGKGFPELTLLLVDNQTSKLLGEFLQAEWKKHLGIDLKLEFVDSKTRSSRFNSSDFQLVTGGWQEDYPDPENWFLGLWETGGSINKTKTSIKALDDIIAKAKFNTNDEQRRQQYREAEKLLLQEANGIAPLWHTLAAFLVKPHISGMVENKRPGDTFVPGDWYIELWKTSKK; encoded by the coding sequence ATGACCAAACGTTACTGGCGCACGCTGCTCAGCGCAGCTGCCATCGTTGCCGTCGCCGTCGCGGCCGTCGCCTGCGGCGACGACGACGATGACAGCGGCTCCGGTGGCAACGGCGGTTCGGCTGCAACCGCAACTGCCCCGGGCGGCACCGGTGCCCCTTCGGGCACCATCACGATCGGGGCAACTCAGTTCGAAACCTGGGACCCGCACTTCTCCGACTTCGCGCAGGACATTGCCCACTTCGTCTACGTCTGGCGCGGCCTCTACCACCTCGACATCAACGACAAGCCTCAGCCCGCCATGGCTGACGGCGCCCCCCAGGTCTCCAGCGATGGCAAGACCTACACAATCAAGCTCAAGAAGGACCTGAAGTGGTCGGACGGCCAGCCGCTCACGGCTGAGGACTTCGTCCTGGGCATCCAGCGCACCTGCAACCCCGATGTTGCCGGCCACTACCAGTACATCCTGATGAACATCGTCGGCTGCGACGACTACTACAACGCCGCGGACAAGTCGGCTGCAGAGAAAGAAGAGCTGCGGAAGAAGGTCGGCGTTAGGGCCATCGACGCTCAGACGCTCGAAATCAAGATCCAGGAAGCTCAGCCGACCTTCCCCATCATCCTCGCGCTGTGGCCGACCTTCCCCGCTCCGAAGCACAAGCTCGCCAGCGTGGACGCTCCCTGGCCCGGCCCGCTCGAGAACGTGTACAACGGCCCGTTCATGCCCTCCGCATATACCGAGAAGGCCAGCATGGAGCTGAAGCCGAACCCGAACTGGTCCGGGACGCCCGTGGGAGTCGAGAAAGTCGTCCTGAAGTACGTTGATGACGCGGCCGTCCTGAACAACGCCTACCGGACGGGTGAAGTCGATGCGACCGTCGCTAACAAGCCGGAACTCGACAAGCTGAAGACCGAGTTCGCCAAGGAGCTCCACCTCTACCCGGCCACCCGCACCATCGGCCTCGAGTTCAATGTCACTAAGAGTCCTGTGGATAAGCCGGAGGTCCGCCTCGCCCTCTCGCAGGCGACAGACCGTGCCACGCTCGTCAAGGTCATCTTCAAGGACGCCAACACTCCGACGACCAGCTGGGTACCGCCGGCCCGCAACGGCCTGAAGGGCGGCGAATACGACGCCATCCTTGGGTTCAACCCGACGAAGGCGAAGGAGAACCTGGCCAAGGCCGGCTACCCCGACGGTAAGGGGTTCCCTGAGCTCACCCTGCTCCTTGTCGACAACCAGACGAGCAAGCTGCTGGGCGAATTCCTCCAGGCTGAGTGGAAGAAGCACCTCGGGATCGACCTCAAGCTCGAGTTTGTGGACTCCAAGACTCGTTCGTCGCGCTTTAACAGCTCGGACTTCCAGCTGGTCACCGGCGGCTGGCAGGAGGACTACCCGGACCCCGAGAACTGGTTCCTCGGACTCTGGGAGACGGGCGGCTCGATCAACAAGACCAAGACCAGCATCAAGGCGCTCGACGACATCATCGCGAAGGCCAAGTTCAACACGAACGACGAGCAGCGCCGCCAGCAGTACCGGGAGGCCGAGAAGCTCCTGCTCCAGGAGGCGAACGGTATCGCTCCGCTCTGGCATACCCTCGCCGCCTTCCTGGTGAAGCCGCACATCTCCGGGATGGTCGAGAACAAGCGGCCGGGCGATACGTTCGTCCCGGGCGACTGGTACATCGAGCTCTGGAAGACGTCAAAGAAATAA